A stretch of Conchiformibius steedae DNA encodes these proteins:
- a CDS encoding TerD family protein: MAVTLSKGQNVSLNKTDPTLTRILIGLGWDARSSDGQPFDLDASVFMTTDNGKVPSDSCFIFYNQLISPCGSVQHTGDNLTGDGDGDDESVIVDLAKIPANIQSLFITVTIHDAELRRQNFGQVSNAFVRLVNHETDMEVLRFDLSEDYSTETAMVFGEVYRRNGEWKFRAIGQGYAGGLFALCEQYGVNVE; encoded by the coding sequence ATGGCAGTAACCTTAAGTAAGGGTCAAAACGTTTCCCTGAATAAAACCGACCCCACCTTAACGCGTATTCTGATTGGCTTGGGCTGGGACGCACGCAGCAGCGACGGACAGCCGTTTGATTTGGATGCCAGCGTGTTTATGACCACCGATAATGGCAAAGTGCCTTCCGATTCTTGTTTTATTTTTTATAATCAGTTAATTTCGCCATGCGGTTCGGTACAGCATACGGGCGACAACCTGACCGGCGACGGCGATGGCGACGATGAATCCGTAATTGTGGATTTGGCGAAAATTCCCGCCAATATTCAATCTTTGTTTATTACCGTTACCATTCATGATGCCGAATTACGCAGACAAAATTTTGGTCAGGTAAGCAATGCTTTTGTGCGTTTGGTAAACCATGAAACCGATATGGAAGTATTGCGCTTTGATTTATCGGAAGATTACAGCACCGAAACGGCAATGGTGTTTGGTGAGGTGTACCGCCGTAACGGCGAATGGAAATTCCGCGCCATCGGACAGGGTTATGCAGGCGGTTTGTTTGCCCTGTGCGAGCAGTATGGCGTGAATGTGGAATAA
- a CDS encoding TerC/Alx family metal homeostasis membrane protein produces the protein MNEHLGFPVETVAVFVILSVGAILIDLYAHKDDKPMSLKSASLWSVFWVLVSVAFGGYLWVHHGSETASLFYTGYALEKVLSVDNLFVMMAIFTWFKVPEGYRHRVLYWGIIGAIVFRMIFVAIGTGLLAFGPYVELIFAAVVGWTAVMMLKNNDEDDENEDYSEHLAYRWVHRFFPVWPRLFGHNFFLNAKELEEARAAHPDVRLELAGEDVKHPENSHPHPLKKGAWVATPLFLCLAVIELSDVMFAFDSVPAVIAVSKEPLIVYSAMMFAILGLRTMYFVLEALKGYLVHLEKAVICLLFFIAVKLALAATNHLWHHGWDISPNTSLLVVLVVLSIGIAASFVFPEKEDNKD, from the coding sequence ATGAACGAGCATCTGGGTTTTCCTGTGGAAACGGTGGCTGTTTTCGTGATTTTGTCGGTAGGTGCAATCTTAATTGATTTATATGCCCACAAAGACGACAAACCCATGTCCTTAAAAAGCGCGTCCTTGTGGTCGGTGTTTTGGGTGCTGGTATCTGTGGCATTTGGCGGGTATTTGTGGGTGCATCACGGCAGCGAAACCGCCAGCCTGTTTTACACGGGCTATGCACTGGAAAAAGTGCTGTCGGTTGATAACCTGTTTGTTATGATGGCGATTTTTACTTGGTTTAAAGTACCGGAAGGATATCGCCACCGTGTATTGTATTGGGGCATTATCGGTGCGATTGTGTTCCGTATGATATTTGTGGCAATTGGTACGGGGTTGCTGGCATTCGGACCTTATGTGGAGTTAATTTTCGCCGCAGTGGTGGGTTGGACTGCCGTTATGATGCTGAAAAACAACGATGAAGACGATGAAAACGAAGATTATTCCGAACATTTGGCTTATCGTTGGGTGCACCGTTTTTTTCCGGTGTGGCCGCGTTTGTTCGGGCATAACTTTTTCTTAAATGCCAAAGAATTGGAAGAAGCCCGTGCAGCGCATCCCGATGTGCGTTTGGAATTGGCGGGCGAAGATGTGAAACACCCCGAAAACAGCCATCCGCATCCGCTGAAAAAAGGTGCGTGGGTGGCGACGCCGTTATTTTTGTGTTTAGCGGTGATTGAGCTGTCAGACGTGATGTTTGCCTTTGACAGCGTACCTGCGGTGATTGCCGTGTCTAAAGAACCTTTAATCGTGTACAGCGCGATGATGTTTGCCATTTTGGGTTTGCGTACCATGTATTTTGTTTTGGAAGCCTTAAAAGGTTATTTGGTGCATTTGGAAAAAGCGGTGATTTGCTTGCTGTTTTTTATTGCGGTCAAATTGGCATTGGCGGCAACCAATCATTTATGGCATCACGGCTGGGATATTTCGCCCAATACGTCTTTGCTGGTGGTATTGGTGGTGTTGTCTATCGGTATTGCCGCATCGTTTGTTTTCCCTGAAAAAGAAGACAATAAAGATTGA
- a CDS encoding helix-hairpin-helix domain-containing protein yields the protein MSKIITVTATNGQTIRFIDEVKAQGGMKDVKFSPDGDYVVAFFREKADPAVRERLEMIAGRYRERIFEQEGGEYLKKLYCWPTAVVEHEGHLGVVSPFYRDCFFFEHGSQNNDMLGIKGKEKDGKWFASASNRQKFLDPRELGDWMSHLKICIMLARAVRRMHMAGLSHSDLGYKNCLIDPVSGQACLIDIDGLVVPGKHPPSVVGTPDFIAPEVVATAHLPTDDPQRKLPSRTTDLHALAVLIYMYLLYRHPLRGDKIHDPNDTQNDETLAMGSQALFVEHPNDRSNRIKTANVKPSELPWKDTDKMPYTVCGSYIAKLFEQAFIDGLHDPNKRPTADEWERALVKTVDLLQPCANADCKQKFYAFDNRRNPVCPFCGTPHSGSLPVLNLYSAAPNGSYRPDNHRIMVYSGQSLFKWHADSNVFPNERLSTEDAKRVGYFLLHNGDWWLVNEKLPEMHDVVQKTPVPIGGKVKLADGVQILLQKGTGGRLIVVQMAGN from the coding sequence ATGAGTAAAATTATTACTGTTACCGCAACCAATGGTCAAACCATACGTTTTATTGATGAGGTAAAAGCACAAGGGGGGATGAAAGATGTGAAATTTTCCCCCGATGGCGATTATGTGGTGGCGTTTTTCCGCGAAAAAGCCGACCCTGCCGTGCGCGAACGTTTGGAAATGATTGCAGGGCGTTACCGTGAGCGCATTTTTGAACAGGAAGGCGGGGAGTATCTGAAAAAACTGTATTGCTGGCCCACCGCCGTGGTGGAACATGAAGGACATTTGGGCGTGGTGTCGCCGTTTTACCGCGATTGCTTTTTCTTTGAACATGGCAGCCAAAACAATGATATGCTGGGGATTAAAGGCAAAGAAAAGGATGGAAAATGGTTTGCCAGTGCGTCTAACCGCCAAAAATTTTTAGACCCGCGCGAATTGGGTGATTGGATGAGCCATTTGAAAATCTGCATTATGCTGGCGAGGGCGGTAAGGCGTATGCATATGGCGGGGTTGAGCCACAGCGATTTGGGTTATAAAAACTGCCTGATTGACCCTGTGAGCGGTCAGGCGTGCTTGATTGATATTGACGGCTTGGTGGTGCCGGGAAAACATCCGCCGTCTGTGGTGGGTACACCCGATTTTATCGCGCCCGAAGTGGTTGCTACTGCCCATTTGCCCACAGACGACCCGCAGCGCAAACTGCCCAGCCGAACCACTGATTTACATGCTTTGGCGGTATTGATTTATATGTATTTATTGTACCGCCACCCCTTGCGCGGCGATAAAATTCACGACCCCAACGACACCCAAAATGATGAAACGCTGGCAATGGGCAGTCAAGCCTTGTTTGTGGAGCACCCTAACGACCGCAGCAACCGCATTAAAACAGCCAATGTCAAACCCAGCGAATTACCGTGGAAAGACACGGACAAAATGCCTTATACGGTGTGCGGCAGCTATATTGCCAAACTGTTTGAACAGGCTTTTATTGACGGCTTGCACGATCCGAACAAACGTCCGACCGCAGACGAATGGGAACGTGCCTTGGTTAAAACCGTAGATTTGTTGCAACCTTGTGCCAATGCGGATTGTAAGCAAAAGTTTTACGCCTTTGATAACCGCAGAAACCCCGTGTGTCCGTTTTGCGGTACGCCGCATTCGGGCAGCCTGCCCGTATTAAATTTATATTCTGCCGCGCCCAATGGCAGCTACCGTCCCGATAATCACCGCATTATGGTATACAGCGGACAATCCTTATTTAAATGGCATGCCGACAGCAATGTTTTTCCCAACGAGCGTTTAAGCACGGAAGATGCTAAAAGGGTAGGTTACTTTCTTTTACATAACGGCGATTGGTGGCTGGTAAACGAAAAATTGCCCGAAATGCACGATGTGGTGCAAAAAACCCCCGTTCCCATCGGCGGCAAGGTTAAACTGGCAGACGGCGTGCAGATTTTATTGCAAAAAGGAACAGGCGGACGTTTGATTGTGGTGCAAATGGCAGGCAATTAG
- a CDS encoding PP2C family serine/threonine-protein phosphatase — MSENENSEYQVQAVSDTQTDVPDTQTETMRPVSNKTILNHISTDALAQAKPIGQRAQAPQNTFSLPNANKGKPYKAPLPAEVEILQIIPADIGLFWDKETHAISGTPQYSNNVRIKYRYWVNRGWARREFFENGEQTVFVNPDPKDLWENIPSNQNDRFAKPDQDKLNLTTDEGRLIAARVRGRSHAHKGLFCDDDFALYYDEASRVHLLAVSDGAGSAEFSRLGSQVVVHAVRDTVKEFLHHPEKDFYKLPVLDIQQQEDVLKSLLEQAAYAACAEQNKVAKQNGLALKSLSCTLLVVLTMPAKDGRWLSAAYWVGDGAAALWLPQSQQVILLGEADSGAYSGETRFLSAQEVQPEQLQKRLQTHYTEQKPTVMVMTDGVSDAKFETEARLAQAEEWQKLWDELQEPLAAADSAEALIHWLDFWSPGNHDDRTLALFIPHHAPQNHYQEGGK; from the coding sequence TTGTCGGAAAACGAAAACAGCGAATACCAAGTGCAAGCAGTCAGCGATACGCAAACCGATGTACCGGATACACAAACAGAAACCATGCGTCCCGTATCAAATAAAACCATTTTAAATCATATTTCTACAGATGCTTTGGCACAGGCAAAACCCATAGGGCAACGCGCTCAAGCACCACAAAATACCTTCAGTTTGCCGAACGCCAATAAGGGCAAGCCTTATAAAGCCCCGTTGCCTGCAGAGGTTGAAATTTTGCAGATTATACCTGCAGATATCGGTTTGTTTTGGGATAAAGAAACACACGCAATTAGCGGCACGCCCCAATACAGCAATAATGTGCGGATTAAATATCGTTATTGGGTTAATAGAGGTTGGGCAAGAAGAGAGTTTTTTGAGAATGGCGAGCAGACTGTTTTTGTTAATCCCGACCCGAAAGATTTATGGGAAAACATACCGTCTAATCAAAACGACCGTTTTGCCAAACCCGACCAAGACAAACTTAATCTGACCACAGATGAGGGACGTTTGATTGCTGCACGGGTGCGTGGGCGTTCTCATGCGCATAAGGGTTTGTTTTGCGATGATGATTTTGCTTTGTACTATGATGAAGCCAGCCGTGTGCATTTGTTGGCGGTATCAGACGGGGCGGGCAGTGCGGAGTTTTCGCGTTTGGGTTCGCAAGTGGTGGTACATGCCGTGCGCGATACGGTAAAGGAATTTTTGCATCATCCGGAAAAGGATTTTTACAAATTACCGGTATTGGATATTCAACAGCAAGAGGATGTATTAAAAAGTTTGTTGGAACAAGCTGCTTATGCTGCTTGTGCAGAACAAAATAAAGTGGCAAAACAAAACGGTTTGGCTTTAAAAAGTCTGTCGTGTACCCTGTTGGTGGTGCTGACCATGCCCGCAAAAGATGGACGTTGGTTGTCGGCGGCGTATTGGGTGGGCGACGGTGCGGCGGCGTTGTGGTTGCCGCAGAGCCAACAAGTTATTTTATTGGGTGAAGCAGACAGTGGTGCGTATTCCGGCGAAACCCGTTTTTTGTCGGCGCAGGAAGTACAGCCCGAACAATTGCAAAAACGTTTACAAACGCATTATACCGAGCAAAAACCCACCGTGATGGTGATGACGGATGGGGTGTCGGATGCCAAATTTGAAACCGAAGCCCGTTTGGCACAGGCAGAAGAATGGCAGAAATTGTGGGATGAATTACAAGAGCCTTTGGCAGCGGCAGACAGTGCTGAAGCATTGATTCATTGGTTGGATTTTTGGTCGCCCGGCAACCACGATGACCGCACGTTGGCATTGTTTATTCCTCATCACGCACCGCAAAACCATTATCAGGAAGGTGGAAAATAA
- a CDS encoding TerY-C metal binding domain-containing protein: MRRLPIFLVIDVSESMVGNHLRHMQEGIARLIDALRKDPYALETVYLSVIAFAGVAKTIVPLVELPVFYPPRLPVGGGTSIGMALNHVMDEIDRQVVRNTPQQKGDWKPVVYFMSDGSATDNPASAIARWQKYFSTRATLISIGIGAFADLSLLSGISQETLRLEQCNENDFKEFIHWISQSVSSQSRSLGVDVPVTLDKQNSVLSLVKNLEEAIAIDENYVIINGLCSKTKLPYLMKYERLPDMADIPFFNKQSPQVYRYVGVFAVEADYAEWSDSRVNTQTVAASRLMGGGGCPHCGAPYGLATCGGCGQVLCVEGEGEAVCPACSKQLYMGAAEGDFDIARSRG; encoded by the coding sequence ATGCGCCGTTTGCCGATTTTTTTGGTGATTGATGTTTCGGAAAGCATGGTAGGCAATCATTTGCGCCATATGCAGGAAGGCATTGCCCGTTTGATTGATGCCTTGCGCAAAGACCCTTATGCTTTGGAAACCGTGTATTTGTCGGTGATTGCCTTTGCCGGCGTTGCCAAAACCATAGTACCTTTGGTGGAATTGCCCGTGTTTTATCCCCCGCGTCTGCCTGTGGGCGGCGGCACATCTATCGGCATGGCGTTAAATCATGTAATGGACGAAATTGACCGTCAGGTGGTACGCAATACCCCGCAGCAAAAAGGCGATTGGAAACCTGTGGTGTATTTTATGTCAGACGGTAGCGCCACCGACAATCCTGCTTCCGCCATCGCCCGTTGGCAAAAATATTTTTCTACAAGAGCCACTTTAATTTCCATCGGCATTGGCGCGTTTGCCGATTTGTCGCTGTTAAGCGGCATCAGTCAAGAAACATTGCGTTTGGAGCAGTGTAACGAAAACGATTTCAAAGAATTTATCCATTGGATTTCCCAATCCGTTTCATCACAAAGCCGCAGCTTGGGCGTAGATGTACCGGTTACTTTAGACAAACAAAACTCCGTCTTGTCGCTGGTCAAAAATTTGGAAGAAGCCATTGCCATTGACGAAAATTATGTGATTATCAACGGATTGTGTTCTAAAACCAAATTACCTTACCTGATGAAATACGAACGTTTGCCCGATATGGCGGATATTCCGTTTTTTAACAAACAAAGCCCGCAAGTTTACCGTTATGTCGGCGTATTTGCCGTAGAAGCCGATTATGCGGAATGGTCGGACAGCCGTGTCAATACCCAAACCGTTGCCGCATCGCGTTTGATGGGCGGGGGAGGGTGTCCGCATTGCGGTGCGCCCTATGGCTTGGCAACTTGCGGCGGTTGCGGGCAGGTGCTGTGCGTAGAAGGTGAAGGCGAAGCCGTTTGTCCTGCCTGCAGTAAGCAATTGTATATGGGTGCGGCAGAAGGGGACTTTGATATTGCCCGTTCACGCGGTTAG
- a CDS encoding vWA domain-containing protein: protein MSRRLLTYICIDTSGSMRGEPIEAVNTGLQSLMASLRQNPYALESVHLSITTFDSHIKTVLPLTPLEQVVLPEIVCPESGATFLGGVLEHIADAVRRDRIVGTPQQKGDWRPILIVLTDGKPTDLLVYSEIIPTIKQLGFGNIVACAAGPKADAAYLKQLTDTVVSLDIMDAASFAKFFQWVSAAVASTSVSVGSSVGNELPPPPPEINVVL from the coding sequence ATGTCCCGCCGACTTTTAACTTATATTTGTATTGATACTTCAGGTTCCATGCGCGGCGAGCCGATTGAAGCGGTTAATACGGGTTTGCAATCGCTGATGGCATCGCTGCGGCAAAACCCGTATGCTTTGGAAAGTGTGCATTTAAGCATTACCACTTTTGACAGCCACATTAAAACGGTTTTGCCGCTGACACCCTTGGAACAGGTGGTGCTGCCTGAAATTGTGTGTCCCGAAAGCGGGGCGACGTTTTTGGGCGGGGTGCTGGAACACATTGCCGATGCGGTTCGGCGCGACCGGATTGTCGGCACGCCGCAGCAAAAAGGCGATTGGCGTCCGATTTTAATCGTATTAACCGACGGTAAACCCACCGATTTATTGGTTTATAGTGAAATTATCCCGACTATCAAACAATTGGGTTTCGGTAATATTGTGGCGTGTGCCGCAGGACCCAAAGCCGATGCCGCCTATTTAAAACAATTGACCGATACCGTGGTGTCTTTAGATATTATGGATGCTGCTTCTTTTGCCAAATTTTTCCAATGGGTATCGGCAGCCGTTGCCAGCACCAGTGTCAGCGTGGGTAGTTCGGTGGGGAACGAGCTGCCACCGCCGCCGCCCGAAATCAATGTGGTTTTGTAA
- a CDS encoding TerD family protein, producing MAISLKKGQGVSLRKNSGFDLSRLHVGLGWDVAETRPEYDLDAIAFLLDEHGQVANLGVVSANGRHTLIDSDVVFYNSLVHPSGKIRLSGDNRTGSAGADDDETIMVDLDTLPECYTAIVFLVVIFKGKERGQSFAGVSRASIRAADAKGVEICRYDIGGRAENRAHCAMTFARAERDGNGGWLFSAIGEFAETDRFVDLLKNYLPY from the coding sequence ATGGCCATCAGTTTGAAAAAGGGACAGGGGGTAAGCCTGCGTAAAAACAGCGGGTTTGACCTGTCGCGCCTGCATGTGGGCTTGGGCTGGGATGTGGCGGAAACCCGGCCAGAATATGATTTGGACGCCATTGCATTTTTGTTGGACGAACACGGTCAGGTTGCCAATTTGGGTGTAGTCAGTGCCAACGGGCGTCATACTTTGATTGACAGCGATGTGGTTTTTTACAATTCGCTGGTGCATCCGAGCGGCAAAATCCGTTTGAGCGGCGATAACCGCACCGGTTCGGCGGGGGCAGATGATGATGAAACCATTATGGTGGATTTGGATACCTTGCCCGAATGCTATACGGCGATTGTGTTTTTGGTGGTTATTTTTAAAGGAAAAGAACGCGGACAGTCGTTTGCGGGGGTGAGCCGTGCTTCTATTCGTGCCGCAGATGCCAAAGGTGTGGAAATCTGCCGTTATGATATTGGCGGGCGTGCCGAAAACCGTGCGCACTGCGCCATGACCTTTGCCCGTGCCGAGCGGGATGGGAACGGCGGCTGGCTGTTTAGCGCGATTGGCGAATTTGCCGAAACCGACCGTTTTGTGGATTTATTGAAAAACTATCTGCCTTATTAA
- a CDS encoding vWA domain-containing protein, whose translation MRRLPVYLLIDTSGSMQGEAIEAVRNGIQVLVSALRQDPYALETAYLSVITFDNQAKQITPLTELINFQIPDIQASGVTAMGEALSLLADCVNREVVKGSAEVKGDWKPMVFLLSDGSPTDDLARGIQALRQIKTGPFVACAAGPYADGETLKQITETVVSLDTADTASIRSFFKWVSSSISVSSQKVENGGKEVSGLDELPPPPPEVNVVL comes from the coding sequence ATGAGACGTTTACCGGTTTATTTATTAATTGATACGTCCGGTTCAATGCAGGGCGAAGCCATTGAAGCGGTGCGTAACGGTATTCAGGTATTGGTTTCGGCTTTGCGTCAGGATCCTTATGCTTTGGAAACGGCTTATTTGTCGGTGATTACCTTTGACAATCAAGCGAAACAAATAACCCCTTTAACCGAACTGATTAATTTTCAAATTCCCGATATACAGGCTTCAGGCGTAACGGCAATGGGCGAGGCATTAAGCTTGTTGGCAGATTGTGTGAACCGTGAAGTGGTTAAAGGCAGTGCGGAAGTAAAAGGCGATTGGAAACCGATGGTGTTTTTGCTGTCGGATGGCTCGCCTACCGATGATTTGGCACGGGGTATTCAGGCATTGCGCCAGATTAAAACAGGTCCGTTTGTGGCGTGTGCCGCAGGTCCTTATGCGGATGGCGAAACCTTAAAACAAATTACGGAAACCGTGGTGTCTTTGGATACGGCGGATACTGCGTCTATCCGCAGCTTTTTCAAATGGGTGTCTTCGTCTATTTCGGTGTCCAGCCAAAAAGTTGAAAATGGCGGGAAGGAAGTCAGCGGTTTGGACGAACTGCCGCCGCCGCCGCCGGAAGTGAACGTGGTGTTGTAA